The Candidatus Aminicenantes bacterium genome window below encodes:
- a CDS encoding roadblock/LC7 domain-containing protein, protein MQENFVIYNEEYVLIKKILDELKENSGSEIVFITDSEGHCIASTGDLDDSYLNSISSLIAGSISAVNSIAQMLQIDKFTSVLTESDTKSLYVSLINERTMLINIFRRESNLGLVRFRVKNATSELAGVFQTINQKLKSNVFKDDISPFEGVTDADIDEIFGD, encoded by the coding sequence ATGCAGGAAAACTTTGTCATATACAACGAAGAATATGTGTTGATCAAAAAGATCCTTGATGAGCTCAAAGAAAATTCGGGGTCAGAGATCGTTTTTATTACCGATTCCGAGGGCCACTGCATCGCCTCCACCGGCGATCTGGATGACTCCTATTTGAATTCCATCTCTTCGTTGATCGCCGGTAGCATATCGGCCGTCAACAGTATCGCCCAGATGCTGCAGATCGACAAATTCACCAGTGTGTTGACTGAATCCGATACCAAGAGCCTCTACGTGTCACTGATCAATGAACGCACCATGTTGATCAACATCTTTCGCAGGGAATCCAACCTGGGCCTGGTACGTTTCCGGGTGAAAAACGCCACGTCGGAGCTGGCCGGAGTATTTCAAACCATTAATCAAAAATTGAAGTCAAACGTTTTCAAAGATGATATTTCTCCCTTTGAAGGGGTTACGGACGCAGACATTGACGAGATATTTGGAGACTGA
- the recR gene encoding recombination protein RecR produces the protein MNGFSPPLERLLTVLSRLPGIGRKSAQRIGFYLLKSDPEKSQELARVILEARKSVRFCSQCRTLTTEETCEICRDHRRDRGLICVVEEPFNILSIEKTHLYHGLYHVLHGNLSPVQGVGPDELKIPELVQRVASGGVREVILATSPTTEGNATAHYLSEQLKSNGLRITRIALGLPVGADMDYVDALTIARSMEGRRDVE, from the coding sequence ATGAACGGTTTTTCCCCGCCATTGGAACGGTTGCTTACCGTGTTGAGCCGGTTGCCGGGAATCGGGCGTAAATCCGCCCAGCGCATCGGTTTTTATCTTTTGAAATCGGACCCCGAGAAATCCCAGGAATTGGCGCGCGTCATTCTCGAGGCGCGCAAAAGTGTGCGTTTCTGTTCCCAATGCCGCACCTTGACCACGGAAGAAACCTGTGAAATCTGTCGTGATCATCGCCGGGACAGGGGTTTGATCTGCGTAGTGGAAGAACCGTTCAACATCCTTTCAATTGAAAAAACCCATCTCTACCATGGGTTGTACCATGTATTGCATGGGAATCTGTCACCGGTGCAGGGTGTGGGTCCGGATGAGTTAAAGATCCCGGAACTGGTACAACGTGTCGCTTCCGGTGGCGTTCGCGAGGTCATTCTGGCTACCAGTCCAACCACTGAAGGCAATGCAACCGCACACTACCTGAGTGAACAACTCAAGTCCAATGGGTTGCGCATTACCCGCATCGCCCTGGGTTTGCCCGTGGGCGCGGACATGGACTACGTGGATGCGTTGACCATCGCCCGTTCCATGGAGGGACGCAGGGATGTTGAATGA
- a CDS encoding YbaB/EbfC family nucleoid-associated protein — protein sequence MAKIPNINQMIQMAQSMAQEVQEKKNALDVEGNAGGGMVQVHMNGHKAITSLRIAPEVVDPEDVEMLQDLIIAAVNDAQAKVDSEIENQMGGMGIPGIPGGLPF from the coding sequence ATGGCCAAGATTCCGAACATCAACCAGATGATACAGATGGCTCAGAGCATGGCTCAGGAAGTACAGGAGAAAAAGAACGCTCTTGATGTTGAGGGGAATGCGGGTGGTGGAATGGTGCAGGTGCACATGAACGGTCACAAAGCCATTACATCCTTGCGCATCGCTCCGGAAGTGGTGGATCCCGAAGATGTGGAAATGCTTCAGGACCTCATTATTGCGGCCGTTAACGATGCTCAGGCCAAGGTGGACAGTGAGATTGAGAATCAAATGGGCGGCATGGGCATCCCGGGTATCCCCGGTGGTCTGCCCTTTTAG